A window of the Anoplopoma fimbria isolate UVic2021 breed Golden Eagle Sablefish chromosome 17, Afim_UVic_2022, whole genome shotgun sequence genome harbors these coding sequences:
- the ptpdc1a gene encoding protein tyrosine phosphatase domain-containing protein 1, with product MAAGVSILSDLPYSDSGARSGEIGREMETANTRVPTAKYTKMGETLRHVIPGHMQCSMACGGKACKYENPSRWSDEEQAIKGLYSSWITDNLLAMARPSTEIIEKYNVMEQFRRCGLKTVINLQRPGEHASCGNPLEPGSGFTYRPETFMEAGIYYYNFGWKDYGVASLTTILDMVKVMSFAVQEGKMAVHCHAGLGRTGVLLACYLVFTSRMSADQAILFVRAKRPNSIQTRGQLLCVREFAQFLVPLRSVFSCAEPKASAVTLSQYLTRQRHLLHGYEARQMKHVPKVVQLVCGLLVDIAADRQVVIEEEWLEIPDLTAEVEKTVSQQALQQLGKEMRGKGIPVPPCSSHPLGPPAMQSGPPHDQPLASDNELDPLWRSQNAGTPLKSSLSNNRRLSYSDSVLHKLGQRQHHLGNLKSNKPMNRLTRHSWSHSSLTACIPPRFYDPSPQDTISSIQGLDTDAKQDTGSHLLKKPLRKVHRSLPLDLSDQGRTTHCEAVLPALSNRSKALTGEEQTDVDVSAGGGDKGNVREVPFITFQSELSPEGRRLLVAKALAMDLTDKDFTSKVSMWQNELNSREGAWERLCVERDPLVLSGLMWSWLEQLKDPVISSEDVKALSEKNVNPQNALDSLEKGHRLTLLCILDCAAHLLPMPEEVEDSFLNQTIKVFTKMDPASEKSESLYATLKETLTPVLHELRHKAVEENEDS from the exons CCAATACCAGGGTCCCTACAGCCAAGTACACCAAGATGGGGGAGACCCTGAGGCACGTCATCCCCGGTCACATGCAGTGCTCCATGGCCTGCGGAGGGAAAGCCTGCAAATATGAGAACCCCTCTCGCTGGAGCGATGAGGAGCAAGCCATCAAAGGACTCTACTCGTCCTG GATTACTGACAACTTGCTAGCTATGGCAAGGCCTTCCACTGAAATCATAGAGAAATATAATGTAATGGAACAATTTCGAAG GTGTGGTTTGAAGACGGTCATTAACCTGCAGCGGCCCGGAGAACACGCCAGCTGTGGCAACCCGCTGGAGCCGGGGAGTGGTTTCACTTATCGACCCGAAACCTTCATGGAGGCAGGAA TTTATTACTACAACTTTGGGTGGAAGGATTACGGTGTGGCTTCTCTGACTACGATCCTTGACATGGTAAAAGTCATGTCATTTGCCGTCCAAGAGgggaaaatggctgtccactgCCATGCCGGTCTTGGAAGAACAG GTGTGTTGTTGGCTTGTTACTTGGTTTTTACATCCCGGATGAGCGCCGACCAAGCCATCCTGTTCGTGCGAGCCAAGAGGCCCAACTCCATCCAGACCAGAGGCCAGCTTCTGTGCGTCCGGGAGTTCGCCCAGTTCCTGGTTCCCCTCCGAAGCGTCTTCTCCTGCGCAGAACCCAAAGCGAGTGCCGTCACCCTGTCCCAGTATCTCACCCGCCAGCGCCACCTGCTGCACGGCTACGAGGCCCGACAGATGAAGCACGTGCCAAAGGTTGTCCAGCTGGTGTGCGGGCTCCTTGTGGACATCGCAGCCGACAGACAGGTGGTGATCGAGGAGGAGTGGCTGGAGATCCCCGACCTGACAGCCGAGGTGGAGAAGACCGTGTCCCAGCAGGCCCTCCAGCAGCTTGGGAAGGAGATGAGGGGGAAGGGGATCCCTGTCCCTCCTTGCTCGTCTCATCCCCTCGGCCCACCAGCTATGCAGTCCGGACCCCCTCATGATCAGCCCCTCGCCAGCGATAATGAGCTTGACCCTCTGTGGAGGAGCCAGAATGCAGGAACACCCCTGAAGTCCTCCCTGTCCAACAACAGGAGACTCAGTTACAGCGATTCTGTCCTTCACAAACTTGGACAACGGCAGCACCATTTAGGAAATCTGAAGAGCAACAAACCAATGAACCGCTTGACTAGACATTCCTGGTCTCACAGCAGCCTCACAGCCTGTATCCCCCCCAGATTTTACGACCCCTCTCCTCAGGACACCATCAGCAGCATTCAGGGCCTGGATACAGACGCAAAGCAAGACACAGGATCCCACTTATTAAAAAAGCCACTACGCAAGGTGCATCGGAGTTTGCCTCTGGACCTGTCAGACCAGGGAAGAACAACTCACTGTGAGGCTGTGCTGCCAGCCTTATCCAACAGGAGCAAAGCGTTGACCGGCGAGGAGCAGACGGATGTGGACGTGTCAGCGGGCGGCGGAGACAAAGGGAATGTCAGAGAGGTTCCCTTCATCACCTTCCAGTCTGAGCTGTCCCCAGAGGGCAGACGCCTGCTGGTGGCCAAAGCACTGGCCATGGACCTGACGGACAAAGATTTCACCTCCAAGGTCTCAATGTGGCAG AATGAGCTGAACTCCAGAGAGGGAGCGTGGGAGAGGCTGTGCGTGGAGAGAGATCCTCTGGTCCTCTCCGGTCTGATGTGGTCCTGGCTGGAGCAGCTCAAGGATCCAGTCATTAGCAGTGAGGATGTAAAAGCCCTCAGCGAAAAGAACGTCAACCCACAGAATGCCCTGGACTCGCTGGAAAAG GGCCACAGACTCACTCTGCTCTGCATCCTCGACTGTGCTGCTCATCTCCTGCCGATGCCTGAAGAAGTGGAGGATAGTTTTCTTAACCAAACAATCAAAGTGTTTACTAAG aTGGACCCCGCCTCAGAGAAGAGTGAGTCTCTATACGCGACACTCAAAGAAACCCTAACCCCGGTCCTTCATGAGCTGCGCCACAAAGCTGTGGAGGAGAACGAGGACTCCTGA